The genomic window TTCTCCCGAGCGCTCCTCCAGCATGGACAAATTGCACGAGACGTTGATAAACATGGAAGATGCTTCGGAGCACTCCGTCTGCTTATCGCCCTGGGACTGGAAAAGCGCAGCCGGGTCTTTCGAGCTGCACCCCGTCTCGTCGCCACACAGCTTATCCCCGACGCCCTCCTTCGAGTCCTACTCCTCGTCCCCTTGCCCGGTGGTGGCGGAGACCCCCTACGGCAGCGGCGGTGGTGGCGGCAGCCTGGTGGGCTACAGCCTGGTGGACTTCCCCCCCGCCTAcctgcccagccccgggcaggcTCGGCTGCCCAAGGGCACCAAGGTGCGGATGTCCGCCCAGCGCAGGAGGAAGGCCAGCGAGAGGGAGAAGCTGCGGATGAGGACCCTGGCCGACGCGCTCCACACGCTGCGCAACTACCTGCCCCCCATCTACAGCCAGAGGGGACAGCCCCTCACCAAAATACAAACCCTGAAGTACACCATCAAGTACATCAGCGAACTGACGGAGCTCCTCAACAGCGTCAAGCGGGTGTagaccccacctgcagcacCCGCCCCGGCATGCTCAGGGcctttacaaacaaaaaaacagcagaatttCTTTCTCGCCAGAGTACAGTGGCGCAGGGTGCAAGAGGAGGACGGAgcaagagggagggagagcgaGGGCCGCCGTTGTACATAGGACGTGATGCTGGAAGGTGATGTAGGATTGCCTAGAAACCTGAGCTGCAGGTTGCTAAGACAGAAgtcttgctctttgcttttttgatgtctctttttaaataataagcTTCTGAGAAATATTAAACCTAGTCTGAtacaaaagtaaagaaaaaaagccaactgATCTTCCTAGGATTTACATATCACTGTTCTGACTGATCTTCTGTTTAATAAGGACAATAGTAAATCCATAGGTTTTaaattgacttttaaaaaagtaaatgacAAAACCGCTATAGGAATACTAAGTGTATTGATTTGTAGGCACTTTAAATATTAGGATGAGGAAGAACATGTATAGTTAATTCGTGTTGTCTATTTATCCACGTTTCCACTGTACCTAAAAATCAAGAAACCAAGTAATAGTGAGAACATCTTTGCTCGTAAACAAATAAATATCAGTGTCATGGTCTGTATCTTGTATTATATATCTGATGGATAGATAAGTAAAATCTAACAAGGACTGCTAAATATTGGAAATTAAATGTAAGCAAACTGACATTTTATGTAGATAAA from Gavia stellata isolate bGavSte3 chromosome 2, bGavSte3.hap2, whole genome shotgun sequence includes these protein-coding regions:
- the MSGN1 gene encoding mesogenin-1, coding for MDKLHETLINMEDASEHSVCLSPWDWKSAAGSFELHPVSSPHSLSPTPSFESYSSSPCPVVAETPYGSGGGGGSLVGYSLVDFPPAYLPSPGQARLPKGTKVRMSAQRRRKASEREKLRMRTLADALHTLRNYLPPIYSQRGQPLTKIQTLKYTIKYISELTELLNSVKRV